A stretch of the Vigna radiata var. radiata cultivar VC1973A chromosome 7, Vradiata_ver6, whole genome shotgun sequence genome encodes the following:
- the LOC106767869 gene encoding uncharacterized protein LOC106767869 isoform X1 — METLMKQIRVKLTGAEEEENKADLGGSRDQKLITTQKTPSFKDKKKVQSWFQRQFSRNMSHDYDTEMEHATAVAAAAYAIFSQEVSLIPQQKKMRETPLSRGKSKVDDRKPPFSQFGSTSRQFSVDIKRPEKGMTPASSMRRSSTFGEKLKSNSDGKKPEIQPPKRTPTFDDENLVNTGETKPETPRVKSPPLVHQPEPIKVEPLKVEPLRPPPPPPPLIGQNSARPRVNETKADVWEREELEKIKERYEKLLETIESWEKRKKAKAIRKLNKLQHGDSERKRAKALKKYEEKMNYINQIAGGARAQAEERRRNEVLKAKEKANIIRTTGKIPGPCSCF, encoded by the exons ATGGAAACTTTGATGAAGCAAATAAG AGTGAAATTAACTGGtgcagaggaagaagagaacAAAGCTGATCTTGGTGGCAGCAGGGATCAGAAACTTATTACAACACAGAAAACCCCATCCTTCAAAG ATAAGAAAAAGGTTCAGAGCTGGTTCCAGAGACAATTCTCAAGAAACATGAGTCATGACTATGACACAGAAATGGAGCATGCCACAGCAGTAGCTGCTGCTGCATATGCAATTTTTTCTCAAGAGGTTTCACTAATTCCACagcaaaagaaaatgagagagacACCTTTGAGCAGAGGCAAAAGCAAGGTGGATGATAGAAAGCCTCCATTTTCTCAGTTTGGTAGCACATCCAGACAGTTCTCAG TGGATATAAAGAGGCCTGAAAAAGGCATGACCCCTGCCTCATCAATGAGAAGAAGTTCAACTTTTGGTGAAAAGTTAAAGAGTAATTCTGATGGTAAAAAACCTGAGATCCAACCCCCCAAAAGGACCCCAACTTTTGATGATGAGAACTTGGTGAACACAGGTGAAACAAAACCTGAGACCCCACGTGTAAAAAGTCCTCCACTGGTTCATCAGCCGGAGCCTATAAAGGTGGAGCCTTTAAAGGTGGAACCTTTAAGGCCGCCGCCGCCTCCACCACCACTGATCGGGCAGAATTCGGCAAGACCACGTGTCAATGAAACAAAAGCAGATGTTTGGGAGAGAGAGGAGCTGGAAAAGATCAAAGAAAG GTACGAGAAGTTGTTGGAAACAATAGAGTCATgggaaaagaggaagaaggcGAAAGCAATACGCAAGTTAAACAAGCTTCAG CATGGTGACAGTGAAAGAAAAAGGGCAAAAGCTTTGAAGAAATATGAAGAGAAGATGAACTACATAAATCAAATTGCAGGGGGAGCCAGAGCTCAAGCAGAGGAAAGGCGAAGGAATGAAGTGCTCAAAGCAAAAGAGAAGGCAAACATAATTAGAACAACAGGCAAGATTCCAGGGCCATGTTCCTGCTTCTAA
- the LOC106767869 gene encoding uncharacterized protein At3g61260 isoform X2, which translates to MSHDYDTEMEHATAVAAAAYAIFSQEVSLIPQQKKMRETPLSRGKSKVDDRKPPFSQFGSTSRQFSVDIKRPEKGMTPASSMRRSSTFGEKLKSNSDGKKPEIQPPKRTPTFDDENLVNTGETKPETPRVKSPPLVHQPEPIKVEPLKVEPLRPPPPPPPLIGQNSARPRVNETKADVWEREELEKIKERYEKLLETIESWEKRKKAKAIRKLNKLQHGDSERKRAKALKKYEEKMNYINQIAGGARAQAEERRRNEVLKAKEKANIIRTTGKIPGPCSCF; encoded by the exons ATGAGTCATGACTATGACACAGAAATGGAGCATGCCACAGCAGTAGCTGCTGCTGCATATGCAATTTTTTCTCAAGAGGTTTCACTAATTCCACagcaaaagaaaatgagagagacACCTTTGAGCAGAGGCAAAAGCAAGGTGGATGATAGAAAGCCTCCATTTTCTCAGTTTGGTAGCACATCCAGACAGTTCTCAG TGGATATAAAGAGGCCTGAAAAAGGCATGACCCCTGCCTCATCAATGAGAAGAAGTTCAACTTTTGGTGAAAAGTTAAAGAGTAATTCTGATGGTAAAAAACCTGAGATCCAACCCCCCAAAAGGACCCCAACTTTTGATGATGAGAACTTGGTGAACACAGGTGAAACAAAACCTGAGACCCCACGTGTAAAAAGTCCTCCACTGGTTCATCAGCCGGAGCCTATAAAGGTGGAGCCTTTAAAGGTGGAACCTTTAAGGCCGCCGCCGCCTCCACCACCACTGATCGGGCAGAATTCGGCAAGACCACGTGTCAATGAAACAAAAGCAGATGTTTGGGAGAGAGAGGAGCTGGAAAAGATCAAAGAAAG GTACGAGAAGTTGTTGGAAACAATAGAGTCATgggaaaagaggaagaaggcGAAAGCAATACGCAAGTTAAACAAGCTTCAG CATGGTGACAGTGAAAGAAAAAGGGCAAAAGCTTTGAAGAAATATGAAGAGAAGATGAACTACATAAATCAAATTGCAGGGGGAGCCAGAGCTCAAGCAGAGGAAAGGCGAAGGAATGAAGTGCTCAAAGCAAAAGAGAAGGCAAACATAATTAGAACAACAGGCAAGATTCCAGGGCCATGTTCCTGCTTCTAA